One Lactobacillus sp. CBA3606 DNA segment encodes these proteins:
- a CDS encoding L-lactate dehydrogenase: protein MRKYAIIGVGHVGATIAYTLVCKGIADELILIDTNQAKARAEQLDLQDAQARLDSRTIIKINDYSELTDTDILFITSGNIHALDHASGNRWAEFEYTKQIVQSIAPKVKATGFNGVAIDTMNPCDAITHFFQRATGLSRQQVFGTGTFLDTARMQKVVAETFDCDPKNISGYVYGEHGESQFTAWSTVQVNGIPITDLVKSHHLDLDALEAEARHGGWAVHSGKGYTSFAIATCAVKLSEAVFANARLACPVSAYSEKYGTYVGQPAIIGKDGIEAVTTLALTAPEQRKFQNSANTIIDKFHAFDDVLPDNLVATARKQA from the coding sequence ATGCGTAAATATGCCATTATCGGGGTGGGCCATGTCGGCGCCACCATTGCTTATACTTTAGTTTGTAAAGGAATTGCTGACGAATTAATTTTAATCGACACTAATCAAGCTAAAGCCCGTGCCGAACAACTAGATTTGCAAGACGCGCAAGCGCGATTAGATAGTCGCACAATTATCAAGATTAACGACTACAGCGAATTAACTGATACTGATATTTTATTCATTACTAGTGGTAATATTCACGCTTTAGATCACGCTTCTGGTAATCGCTGGGCGGAATTCGAATATACGAAACAAATCGTCCAGTCAATCGCACCTAAGGTTAAGGCCACCGGTTTTAACGGGGTGGCAATCGATACGATGAATCCTTGTGATGCAATCACCCACTTCTTCCAGCGAGCCACCGGACTTTCGCGCCAACAAGTCTTTGGCACTGGGACCTTTCTTGATACGGCCCGGATGCAAAAAGTGGTTGCCGAAACTTTTGACTGCGATCCTAAAAACATTAGCGGTTACGTTTATGGCGAACATGGCGAATCCCAATTCACCGCTTGGTCAACAGTCCAGGTTAACGGCATTCCCATTACTGACCTCGTTAAATCTCATCATTTGGACTTGGATGCATTAGAAGCAGAAGCTCGGCATGGCGGCTGGGCCGTTCACTCCGGTAAAGGGTATACCAGCTTTGCCATTGCAACTTGTGCCGTTAAGTTAAGCGAAGCCGTTTTTGCTAATGCTCGGTTAGCTTGTCCGGTTTCTGCCTACAGCGAAAAATACGGGACTTACGTTGGTCAGCCCGCTATTATTGGCAAAGACGGGATTGAAGCGGTCACGACGTTAGCCTTGACCGCCCCAGAACAACGTAAATTCCAAAATTCAGCTAACACCATTATTGATAAGTTCCACGCCTTCGATGATGTCTTGCCGGATAATTTAGTCGCCACAGCTCGTAAGCAAGCCTAA